The Streptomyces luteogriseus genome includes a window with the following:
- the cobA gene encoding uroporphyrinogen-III C-methyltransferase — MAEHPAYPVGLRLTGRRVVVLGGGQVAQRRLPALIAAGADVLLVSPDATPSVEAMADAGEITWQQRPYTEGDLADAWYALIATSDPEANTAASAEAERHRVWCVRSDDADRATAWTPATGHSEGVTVAVLTTDAKGRDPRHTAAIRDAVVEGLRDGTLVAPHHRTRTPGVALVGGGPGDPDLITVRGRRLLAEADVVITDHLGPRDLLAELSPGVEVIDAAKLPFGRFMAQEAINDALIEHARKGKSVVRLKGGDPFVYGRGMEEVQALAEAGIPCTVVPGISSSISVPGAAGIPVTHRGVAHEFTVVSGHIAPDDERSLVDWPSLAKLTGTLVILMGVSTIGKVAETLIAHGKSPDAPVALVQEGTTAGQRRVDATLATVAETVRTEDVKPPAVIVIGEVVKVGPDAPEPRK; from the coding sequence ATGGCCGAACACCCCGCCTACCCCGTAGGCCTCCGCCTCACCGGCCGCCGCGTGGTCGTCCTCGGCGGCGGCCAGGTCGCCCAGCGGCGCCTCCCGGCACTGATCGCGGCGGGCGCGGACGTCCTCCTCGTGTCCCCCGACGCCACCCCCTCGGTCGAGGCCATGGCGGACGCCGGCGAGATCACCTGGCAGCAGCGCCCGTACACGGAGGGCGACCTCGCGGACGCCTGGTACGCCCTGATCGCCACCAGCGACCCCGAGGCCAACACCGCCGCCTCGGCCGAAGCCGAGCGCCACCGCGTCTGGTGCGTCCGCTCCGACGACGCCGACCGGGCCACCGCCTGGACCCCGGCCACCGGCCACAGCGAGGGCGTCACGGTCGCCGTCCTCACCACGGACGCCAAGGGGCGCGATCCCCGTCACACCGCCGCCATCCGCGACGCGGTCGTCGAAGGCCTGCGCGACGGCACGCTCGTCGCCCCGCACCACCGCACCCGCACCCCCGGAGTCGCCCTGGTCGGCGGCGGCCCCGGCGACCCGGACCTGATCACCGTGCGCGGCCGCCGCCTGCTCGCAGAGGCCGACGTGGTCATCACCGACCACCTCGGCCCGCGCGACCTGCTCGCCGAACTGTCCCCGGGCGTCGAGGTGATCGACGCGGCGAAACTGCCCTTCGGCAGGTTCATGGCCCAGGAGGCCATCAACGACGCCCTCATCGAGCACGCGCGGAAGGGCAAGTCGGTCGTCCGGCTCAAGGGCGGCGACCCCTTCGTCTACGGACGTGGCATGGAGGAGGTCCAGGCCCTGGCCGAGGCCGGCATCCCGTGCACGGTCGTGCCCGGCATCTCCAGCTCCATCTCGGTCCCGGGCGCCGCCGGCATCCCGGTGACCCACCGGGGCGTCGCCCACGAGTTCACCGTGGTCAGCGGCCACATCGCCCCCGACGACGAGCGCTCCCTGGTCGACTGGCCCTCCCTGGCCAAGCTGACCGGCACGCTGGTGATCCTCATGGGCGTCAGCACGATCGGCAAGGTCGCCGAGACGCTCATCGCCCACGGCAAGTCCCCCGACGCACCCGTCGCCCTGGTCCAGGAGGGCACGACGGCCGGCCAGCGTCGCGTCGACGCCACGCTCGCGACGGTCGCGGAGACCGTGCGGACCGAGGACGTGAAGCCCCCGGCGGTCATCGTCATCGGCGAGGTCGTGAAGGTCGGCCCCGACGCCCCCGAGCCCCGCAAGTAA
- a CDS encoding TrmH family RNA methyltransferase, translating into MADLITVEDPDDPRLRDYTGLTDVELRRKREPAEGLFIAEGEKVIRRAKEAGYEMRSMLLSAKWVDVMRDVIDELPAPVYAVSPELAEQVTGYHVHRGALASMQRKPLPTAAGLLRSARRVVVMESVNDHTNIGAIFRSAAALGMDAVLLSPDCADPLYRRSVKVSMGAVFSVPYARLDTWPKGLDSVREAGFTLLALTPDEKARPLDEAAPHTMDRVALMLGAEGDGLSTQALVAADEWVRIPMSHGVDSLNVGAAAAVAFYAVATGRPQV; encoded by the coding sequence GTGGCCGATCTCATCACCGTCGAGGATCCCGACGACCCGCGTCTGCGCGACTACACCGGCCTGACCGACGTGGAGCTGCGCCGCAAGCGCGAACCCGCCGAGGGCCTGTTCATCGCCGAGGGCGAGAAGGTCATCAGAAGGGCCAAGGAGGCGGGCTACGAGATGCGGTCCATGCTGCTCTCGGCCAAGTGGGTCGACGTCATGCGCGATGTCATCGACGAACTCCCCGCCCCGGTCTACGCCGTCAGCCCGGAGCTCGCCGAGCAGGTCACCGGCTACCACGTGCACCGCGGCGCGCTCGCGTCCATGCAGCGCAAACCCCTGCCCACGGCCGCCGGCCTCCTCCGCAGCGCCCGCCGCGTCGTCGTCATGGAGTCGGTCAACGACCACACCAACATCGGCGCGATCTTCCGCTCCGCCGCCGCCCTCGGCATGGACGCGGTCCTGCTCTCCCCGGACTGCGCCGACCCCCTCTACCGCCGCAGCGTGAAGGTCTCCATGGGCGCGGTCTTCTCCGTCCCGTACGCCCGGCTGGACACCTGGCCCAAGGGCCTGGACTCGGTGCGCGAGGCGGGCTTCACCCTGCTCGCTCTCACCCCCGACGAGAAGGCCCGGCCCCTCGACGAGGCCGCCCCGCACACCATGGACCGCGTGGCCCTCATGCTCGGCGCCGAGGGTGACGGCCTGTCCACGCAGGCCCTGGTCGCCGCCGACGAGTGGGTCCGCATCCCGATGTCCCACGGCGTCGACTCCCTCAACGTGGGCGCGGCGGCGGCCGTGGCCTTCTACGCGGTGGCCACGGGCCGGCCCCAGGTCTAG
- a CDS encoding NUDIX domain-containing protein, which yields MEQREAVVAVLLRDDRLLAVRRGPAVVRPGYWQPVSGKVEPGETQEQAVVREVHEEVGLTVVPEAKVWESETDDHRFRLHWWTARADTGDVIPDPREVAETRWVTPREFLALEPVFDGDREFFERILPEL from the coding sequence GTGGAGCAGCGCGAGGCCGTCGTCGCCGTCCTCCTGCGCGATGACCGCCTCCTCGCCGTGCGGCGGGGACCGGCGGTCGTCCGCCCCGGCTACTGGCAGCCCGTCAGCGGCAAGGTCGAGCCGGGGGAGACCCAGGAGCAGGCGGTCGTCCGGGAGGTGCACGAGGAGGTCGGCCTCACCGTCGTACCGGAGGCGAAGGTCTGGGAGTCGGAGACCGACGACCACCGCTTCCGCCTCCACTGGTGGACCGCCCGCGCCGACACGGGCGACGTCATCCCCGACCCGCGCGAGGTCGCCGAGACCCGCTGGGTCACCCCTCGGGAGTTCCTGGCGCTCGAGCCGGTCTTCGACGGAGACCGGGAGTTCTTCGAACGGATCCTGCCGGAACTCTGA
- a CDS encoding serine/threonine-protein kinase has translation MNMAMMRLRREDPRVVGSFKLHRRLGAGGMGVVYLGSDKKGQRVALKVIRPDLAEDQEFRSRFAREVSAARRIRGGCTARLVAADLDAERPWFATQYVPGPSLHDKVAAEGPLGAADVAAVGAALSEGLVAVHEAGVVHRDLKPSNILLSPKGPRIIDFGIAWATGASTLTHVGTAVGSPGFLAPEQVRGAAVTPATDVFSLGATLAYSSMGDSPFGHGSSEVMLYRVVHEEPQLHGVPDALAPLVRACLAKDPEERPSTLQLSLRLKEIAARESQDLAGVRPPRGAESDRPVDTYPERTRRPQGQQGGGVSGAQRGRGTPPPRGSSPSRDGHPAPDGPGSQSGTGGRGGARATGGGNRSTGGGARGRTPVRGAGASRGGTPSRSGSRPTPTGRNGTRSGSGSRPAPHSGTGRPASRNTGTKLRPANPRLLRQRLFVFVVVTLLVAVGIALVQGCQGPARGLGGDGGGVRQERVQQDDQPRDFQPRDF, from the coding sequence ATGAACATGGCGATGATGCGCCTGAGGCGCGAGGACCCGCGCGTCGTCGGCTCGTTCAAGCTTCACAGACGGCTCGGCGCGGGCGGGATGGGCGTGGTCTACCTGGGCTCCGACAAGAAGGGGCAGCGGGTCGCGCTGAAGGTCATCCGTCCCGACCTGGCGGAGGATCAGGAGTTCCGCTCCCGGTTCGCCCGTGAGGTCTCGGCGGCCCGGCGGATCCGCGGCGGTTGCACGGCCCGGCTGGTGGCCGCCGACCTCGACGCGGAACGGCCCTGGTTCGCCACCCAGTACGTGCCCGGCCCGTCCCTGCACGACAAGGTCGCGGCCGAGGGACCCCTCGGTGCGGCCGATGTCGCGGCCGTGGGTGCCGCCCTGTCCGAGGGCCTGGTAGCGGTGCACGAGGCCGGGGTGGTGCACCGGGACCTGAAGCCGTCGAACATCCTGCTGTCCCCGAAGGGGCCGCGGATCATCGACTTCGGCATCGCCTGGGCCACCGGCGCCTCGACGCTCACCCATGTCGGCACGGCGGTCGGCTCGCCCGGCTTCCTCGCGCCGGAGCAGGTGCGCGGGGCCGCCGTCACCCCGGCCACGGACGTGTTCTCGCTCGGGGCCACGCTCGCGTACTCCTCGATGGGCGACTCGCCCTTCGGGCACGGCAGTTCCGAGGTGATGCTGTACCGCGTGGTGCACGAGGAGCCGCAATTGCACGGCGTGCCCGACGCGCTGGCTCCACTCGTCCGGGCGTGTCTGGCGAAGGACCCCGAGGAGCGGCCCAGCACGCTCCAACTGTCGCTGCGGCTCAAGGAGATCGCGGCCCGGGAGTCTCAGGACCTCGCCGGCGTCCGGCCGCCGCGCGGTGCCGAGAGCGACCGGCCCGTCGACACGTACCCCGAGCGCACCCGGCGTCCGCAGGGACAGCAGGGTGGCGGGGTCTCCGGGGCGCAGCGGGGCCGGGGCACTCCCCCGCCCCGGGGCTCCTCCCCGTCCCGGGACGGCCATCCGGCGCCGGACGGTCCGGGCTCCCAGAGCGGGACCGGTGGGCGCGGCGGAGCCCGGGCGACCGGGGGCGGCAACCGGTCCACGGGGGGCGGAGCCCGCGGCAGGACTCCGGTGCGCGGGGCGGGCGCCTCGCGCGGCGGCACCCCGTCGCGGTCCGGGTCGCGGCCGACGCCCACCGGGCGCAACGGCACGCGGTCGGGCAGTGGCAGCCGCCCCGCCCCGCACAGCGGCACCGGACGCCCGGCGTCCAGGAACACGGGGACCAAACTGCGGCCCGCCAATCCGCGCTTGCTGCGGCAGCGGCTGTTCGTGTTCGTCGTGGTGACGCTGCTGGTGGCGGTGGGTATCGCCCTGGTGCAGGGCTGCCAGGGCCCGGCGCGGGGACTCGGCGGCGACGGGGGCGGCGTACGGCAGGAGCGCGTACAGCAGGACGATCAGCCGCGGGACTTCCAGCCGAGGGACTTTTAG
- a CDS encoding phosphotransferase family protein, which translates to MNSAPGPLLAGLTAQARSAAHARSPACPCGAATLADRPDGLVVRHADTVAKAHAPDTGPAELTRRLTLAAHHPDILLPPLASVPADLHGRLTTFWPYGTPVDPGDPDAAPWEAAATLLARLHRTPAPADLPFMRGPVKAAQAIGRLREACPHPAAAPVLRAWATLPPWARAEAPMPGTGTLCHGDLHLGQLVRHPAPDGPWLLIDVDDLGVGVPAWDLARPAAWYACGLLPPDEWTRFLTAYREAGGPAVPADGDPWPALDVPARALTAQTAARAVAKAVAAGRPLDEVEQSVVDACDRMATIPPQLTQDHAK; encoded by the coding sequence GTGAACTCCGCCCCCGGCCCGCTCCTGGCCGGCCTGACCGCACAGGCCCGATCCGCTGCCCACGCACGCTCGCCGGCCTGCCCCTGTGGCGCGGCCACGCTCGCCGACCGCCCCGACGGCCTGGTGGTACGGCACGCGGACACCGTCGCGAAGGCCCACGCCCCGGACACCGGCCCGGCCGAGCTGACCCGCCGCCTCACCCTCGCCGCCCACCACCCCGACATCCTCCTGCCCCCGCTGGCCTCGGTCCCGGCCGACCTGCACGGCCGCCTCACCACGTTCTGGCCGTACGGCACTCCCGTGGATCCGGGCGATCCCGACGCCGCCCCCTGGGAAGCGGCCGCCACGCTCCTCGCCCGCCTCCACCGCACCCCGGCCCCGGCGGACCTGCCCTTCATGCGTGGCCCCGTCAAAGCGGCACAGGCGATCGGCCGGCTGCGCGAGGCCTGCCCGCACCCGGCGGCCGCCCCCGTCCTGCGCGCCTGGGCCACCCTCCCGCCCTGGGCCCGTGCCGAGGCACCGATGCCCGGCACCGGAACCCTCTGCCACGGCGACCTCCACCTGGGGCAGCTCGTCCGTCACCCCGCCCCCGACGGCCCCTGGCTGCTGATAGACGTGGACGACCTCGGCGTCGGCGTGCCCGCCTGGGATCTCGCCCGCCCCGCCGCCTGGTACGCCTGCGGCCTGCTCCCGCCCGACGAGTGGACCCGGTTCCTCACCGCCTACCGGGAGGCCGGCGGCCCCGCCGTCCCCGCCGACGGCGACCCCTGGCCCGCCCTCGATGTTCCCGCCCGGGCCCTCACCGCGCAGACCGCGGCCCGCGCCGTCGCCAAGGCGGTCGCTGCCGGCCGCCCGCTGGACGAGGTCGAGCAGTCGGTCGTGGACGCCTGTGACCGAATGGCTACCATCCCGCCGCAGTTGACGCAGGACCACGCGAAGTAG
- a CDS encoding TFIIB-type zinc ribbon-containing protein, which translates to MQCPKCRAPMHTYNRNGVQIEQCSGCRGIFLDYGELESLTRLEAQWSQAAPPPPPAPQAYPAPPAPAWGAPHGGHGHHGHHGHHRNKSFGHMLFSS; encoded by the coding sequence ATGCAGTGTCCGAAGTGCCGTGCGCCGATGCACACGTACAACCGCAACGGTGTCCAGATCGAGCAGTGCAGCGGCTGCCGCGGGATCTTCCTCGACTACGGCGAGCTGGAGTCGCTCACTCGCCTGGAGGCGCAGTGGTCCCAGGCCGCCCCGCCGCCCCCGCCCGCCCCGCAGGCCTACCCGGCCCCTCCGGCTCCCGCCTGGGGCGCCCCGCACGGCGGCCACGGGCACCACGGCCATCACGGTCACCACCGCAACAAGAGCTTCGGCCACATGCTGTTCTCGTCCTGA
- a CDS encoding chorismate-binding protein, whose translation MLHLPPLARFGDRVATGLLDVTDDPEALESSGFWAVSADFEGRLTCARFAEVRTADVPVPVPGAWRGPASGDWTSSLDRAAYTAGVRRIRAHIAAGEVYQANLCRVLSAPVPPGADVDALTALLARGNPAPYAGTIRLPGHGVEIATASPELFLRRDGRTVESGPIKGTGRTEADLLEKDYAENVMIVDLVRNDIGRVCATGSVTVPDLCAVEKHPGLVHLVSTVRGELGEGAGWAELLAAAFPPGSVTGAPKSSALRIIDALETAPRGPYCGGIGWVDADREAGELAVGIRTFWIDRADGMLRFGTGAGITWGSDPEGEWRETELKASRLLAIASGAYEVSGEDLT comes from the coding sequence GTGCTCCACCTCCCTCCCCTCGCCCGCTTCGGTGACCGAGTCGCCACCGGGCTCCTCGACGTCACCGACGATCCCGAAGCCCTGGAGTCCAGCGGCTTCTGGGCCGTCAGTGCCGACTTCGAGGGCCGTCTGACCTGCGCACGCTTCGCGGAGGTCCGGACGGCGGACGTTCCCGTCCCCGTCCCCGGCGCCTGGCGCGGCCCGGCTTCCGGTGACTGGACGTCCTCGCTCGACCGCGCCGCGTACACGGCCGGGGTGCGGCGCATCCGCGCGCACATCGCGGCGGGCGAGGTCTACCAGGCGAACCTGTGCCGGGTGCTGTCCGCGCCCGTCCCGCCCGGCGCGGACGTGGACGCGCTCACCGCGCTGCTGGCCCGCGGCAACCCGGCACCGTACGCAGGAACGATTCGCCTACCCGGGCACGGCGTGGAGATCGCCACCGCCTCCCCCGAACTGTTCCTGCGGCGTGACGGCCGCACCGTCGAGTCCGGCCCGATCAAGGGCACCGGCCGCACCGAGGCGGACCTGCTGGAGAAGGACTACGCCGAGAACGTGATGATCGTGGACCTCGTCCGCAACGACATCGGGCGGGTCTGCGCCACGGGCAGTGTGACGGTGCCCGATCTGTGTGCCGTCGAGAAGCACCCCGGACTGGTCCACCTCGTGTCGACGGTCCGCGGCGAGCTGGGGGAGGGGGCCGGCTGGGCCGAGCTGCTCGCCGCGGCCTTCCCGCCCGGCTCCGTCACCGGCGCGCCCAAGTCCAGCGCGCTGCGGATCATCGACGCGCTCGAGACGGCGCCCAGGGGACCGTACTGCGGCGGCATCGGCTGGGTCGACGCCGACCGGGAGGCCGGAGAGCTGGCCGTCGGCATCCGTACCTTCTGGATCGACCGGGCCGACGGCATGCTGCGCTTCGGCACCGGCGCCGGCATCACCTGGGGCTCCGATCCCGAGGGGGAGTGGCGGGAGACCGAGCTGAAGGCGTCCCGGCTGCTCGCGATAGCGTCGGGGGCGTACGAGGTGAGTGGAGAGGACCTGACGTGA
- a CDS encoding aminotransferase class IV, giving the protein MKIWLDGGLQDTESARVSVFDHGLTVGDGIFETVKAVDGRVFALTRHLDRLTRSARGLGLPDPDHDEVRRACAAVLDANPVPLGRLRITYTGGHGPLGSDRGEHGPTLVVALGETARRPDSTAVITVPWTRNERGALTGLKTTSYAENVVALARAREQGASEALFGNTVGRLCEGTGSNVFVVLDGEIHTPPLASGCLAGITRALTVEWTGARETDLPLDVLERADEIFLTSTLRDVQAVHRVDGRELPGAPGPVTAKAMRIFDERAGNDLDP; this is encoded by the coding sequence GTGAAGATCTGGCTCGACGGCGGTCTGCAGGACACCGAGTCCGCCCGCGTCTCCGTCTTCGACCACGGGCTGACCGTGGGCGACGGCATCTTCGAGACGGTGAAGGCCGTGGACGGCCGGGTGTTCGCGCTCACCCGGCACCTCGACCGGCTGACCCGGTCCGCGCGCGGCCTCGGCCTGCCGGACCCGGACCACGACGAGGTGCGCCGTGCCTGCGCCGCCGTCCTGGACGCCAACCCGGTGCCGCTCGGCCGCCTCCGCATCACCTACACCGGCGGCCACGGCCCCCTCGGCTCCGACCGCGGTGAACACGGACCGACCCTCGTCGTCGCCCTCGGCGAGACGGCCCGCCGCCCCGACTCCACCGCCGTGATCACGGTCCCCTGGACCCGCAACGAGCGCGGCGCGCTCACCGGCCTGAAGACCACCTCGTACGCCGAGAACGTCGTCGCCCTCGCCCGCGCCCGTGAACAGGGTGCGTCCGAGGCGCTGTTCGGCAACACGGTGGGGCGGCTGTGCGAGGGCACCGGCTCGAACGTCTTCGTCGTCCTCGACGGCGAGATCCACACGCCGCCGCTCGCCTCCGGCTGCCTCGCGGGCATCACCCGTGCGCTGACGGTCGAATGGACCGGCGCCAGGGAAACCGACCTGCCGCTGGACGTCCTGGAACGCGCCGACGAGATCTTCCTGACGTCCACTCTGCGGGACGTGCAGGCGGTGCACCGTGTCGACGGCCGTGAGCTGCCCGGCGCGCCGGGCCCGGTGACCGCCAAGGCCATGCGGATCTTCGACGAGCGGGCCGGGAACGACCTCGACCCCTGA
- a CDS encoding GNAT family N-acetyltransferase: MTTTLRPIEPLQQNADGTRSRRFQVCVNSRPVGAIHLGTHPVFGTGVARIMKLHIDEPDRRRGRGTVAALAAEEVARGWGCRRIEATVPAASETGLRLATALGYVVRNRGMEKRLGDTPPGLPEGSRARPMTEAEFGPWLEKGLEDYARSWIERGVPEAEARAKSERDHATLLPEGLATPGMLISVVEHRGTPVGTLWLAVRENSAFVFDVEADAAHRGKGHGRTLMLLAEAQTIAEDRRTLGLNVFAGNAPAERLYASLGYETEQYAMYKPLL; the protein is encoded by the coding sequence ATGACCACGACCCTGCGGCCGATCGAGCCGCTTCAGCAGAACGCCGACGGGACGCGCTCACGCCGCTTCCAGGTGTGTGTGAACAGCCGCCCCGTGGGGGCGATACACCTCGGCACGCACCCCGTCTTCGGCACCGGGGTGGCCCGGATCATGAAGCTGCACATCGACGAACCGGACCGCAGACGGGGCCGGGGCACGGTCGCCGCACTCGCCGCGGAGGAGGTGGCGCGCGGCTGGGGGTGCCGCCGTATCGAGGCGACGGTCCCCGCCGCATCCGAGACGGGACTCCGGCTCGCCACGGCGCTCGGCTACGTCGTCCGCAACCGCGGCATGGAGAAGCGGCTCGGTGACACCCCGCCCGGCCTGCCGGAGGGCAGCCGCGCCCGGCCCATGACCGAGGCGGAGTTCGGGCCCTGGCTGGAGAAGGGCCTGGAGGACTACGCGCGCAGCTGGATCGAACGGGGAGTTCCGGAGGCCGAGGCCCGGGCCAAGTCGGAACGCGACCACGCCACCCTGCTGCCCGAGGGCCTCGCCACCCCCGGCATGCTCATCAGCGTCGTCGAGCATCGGGGGACACCGGTGGGCACACTGTGGCTGGCAGTGCGCGAGAACAGCGCGTTCGTCTTCGACGTCGAAGCCGACGCCGCCCACCGGGGGAAGGGCCACGGCCGCACGCTCATGCTGCTCGCCGAGGCCCAGACGATCGCCGAGGACAGGCGGACCCTCGGCCTCAACGTCTTCGCCGGCAACGCCCCGGCCGAACGGCTCTACGCCTCCCTCGGCTACGAGACCGAGCAGTACGCCATGTACAAGCCGCTGCTGTAG
- a CDS encoding DsbA family protein, with translation MSDSSSDRSAAPVLEVWCDLQCPDCRTALDDLHALRARYGDRLELRLRHFPLEKNKHAFAAAQAAEEAWEQGRGWAYAEALLGRVEELAREGEPFLVEVARELDLDAEEFDTALVDGRHILIVDADQAEGKAIGVSGTPTYVIGGERLDGGKSQEGLRERIEEIADRLLAGQEH, from the coding sequence ATGAGCGACTCCTCCTCCGACCGTTCCGCCGCCCCCGTCCTCGAGGTCTGGTGCGACCTCCAGTGCCCGGACTGCCGCACCGCGCTGGACGATCTCCACGCCCTGCGCGCCCGCTACGGCGACCGCCTGGAGCTGCGGCTGCGGCACTTCCCGCTGGAGAAGAACAAGCACGCCTTCGCCGCCGCCCAGGCCGCGGAGGAGGCGTGGGAGCAGGGCCGGGGATGGGCGTACGCGGAGGCCCTGCTGGGGCGCGTGGAGGAGCTGGCCCGTGAGGGAGAACCCTTCCTGGTCGAGGTGGCCCGCGAACTGGACCTGGACGCGGAGGAGTTCGACACAGCGCTGGTCGACGGCCGGCACATCCTGATCGTGGACGCCGACCAGGCCGAGGGCAAGGCGATCGGCGTGAGCGGCACCCCGACGTACGTCATCGGCGGTGAGCGGCTCGACGGCGGCAAGAGCCAGGAGGGACTGCGCGAGCGCATCGAGGAGATCGCGGACCGGCTGCTGGCCGGGCAGGAGCACTGA
- a CDS encoding CGNR zinc finger domain-containing protein encodes MLITHDTRCALDTVVDLVNTAPEDDTAPDGLPDLATLTDFVRNHEISDVGVLSESDLSAVREIRDRFAAVFAAPDARAAAGQINELVAAAGTTPRLTDHDGYDWHVHYFAPGASVADHLAADCGMALAFFVVAGEQERLRRCEAPDCRRAFVDLSRNRSRRYCDSRTCGNRLHVAAYRARRKEAAG; translated from the coding sequence GTGCTGATCACCCACGACACCCGGTGCGCCCTCGACACCGTGGTCGATCTGGTGAACACCGCACCGGAGGACGACACGGCGCCGGACGGGCTGCCGGACCTGGCAACCCTCACGGACTTCGTGCGAAACCACGAGATCAGCGATGTCGGAGTGCTCTCGGAGTCCGACCTCTCCGCGGTGCGCGAGATCCGCGATCGTTTCGCCGCCGTCTTCGCCGCACCGGACGCCCGCGCCGCGGCCGGCCAGATCAACGAGCTGGTGGCGGCCGCCGGCACCACGCCCCGGCTCACGGACCACGACGGCTACGACTGGCATGTGCACTACTTCGCGCCCGGCGCCTCCGTCGCCGACCATCTGGCCGCCGACTGCGGCATGGCGCTGGCGTTCTTCGTGGTCGCCGGGGAGCAGGAGCGGCTGCGGCGGTGCGAGGCGCCCGACTGCCGGCGTGCCTTCGTCGACCTGTCCCGCAACCGCTCACGGCGCTACTGCGACAGCCGCACCTGCGGAAACCGGCTGCACGTGGCTGCGTACCGGGCACGCCGCAAGGAGGCGGCGGGCTGA
- a CDS encoding SsgA family sporulation/cell division regulator codes for MNTTVSCELHLRLVVSSESSLPVPAGLRYDTADPYAVHATFHTGAEETVEWVFARDLLAEGLHRPTGTGDVRVWPSRSHGQGVVCIALSSPEGEALLEAPARALESFLKRTDAAVPPGTEHRHFDLDQELSHILAES; via the coding sequence ATGAACACCACGGTCAGCTGCGAGCTGCACCTGCGCCTCGTTGTGTCGAGCGAGTCCTCCCTGCCTGTCCCCGCAGGCCTGCGGTACGACACGGCCGACCCCTACGCCGTGCACGCCACCTTCCACACCGGAGCCGAGGAAACCGTCGAGTGGGTGTTCGCCCGTGACCTCCTCGCCGAAGGGCTTCACCGCCCTACGGGCACCGGCGACGTCCGCGTCTGGCCGTCGCGCAGTCACGGTCAGGGCGTCGTGTGCATCGCCCTGAGCTCGCCGGAGGGCGAGGCCCTGCTCGAGGCCCCGGCACGGGCCCTGGAGTCCTTCCTGAAGCGGACCGACGCCGCCGTGCCGCCCGGCACGGAACACCGGCACTTCGACCTCGACCAGGAGCTCTCGCACATCCTGGCGGAGAGCTAG
- a CDS encoding TIGR02611 family protein produces MNTGSNEPGEVAVASDETGTGEVHGEQDRGLGSRAPEFIKARRALHVSWQVGVFIIGLAVVVAGIIMLPLPGPGWVVIFGGMAIWATEFVWAQLVLRWTKRKVTEAAQRALDPRVRRRNIILTSVGLVIIGALVGFYLWKFGIVMPWKIKDQ; encoded by the coding sequence ATGAATACGGGGAGTAACGAGCCGGGCGAGGTGGCCGTGGCGTCGGACGAGACGGGGACGGGCGAGGTGCACGGCGAGCAGGACCGCGGGCTCGGCTCGCGAGCGCCGGAATTCATCAAGGCCCGGCGGGCGCTGCACGTCAGCTGGCAGGTCGGCGTTTTCATCATCGGGCTCGCGGTCGTCGTGGCCGGCATCATCATGCTGCCCCTTCCCGGGCCGGGCTGGGTCGTGATCTTCGGCGGCATGGCGATCTGGGCGACGGAGTTCGTCTGGGCCCAGCTGGTGCTCCGCTGGACCAAGCGGAAGGTCACCGAAGCGGCCCAGCGCGCCCTCGACCCCAGGGTGCGGCGCCGCAACATCATCCTGACGTCGGTCGGGCTGGTGATCATCGGCGCACTCGTCGGCTTCTACCTGTGGAAGTTCGGCATCGTCATGCCGTGGAAGATCAAGGACCAGTGA